Below is a window of Fibrobacter succinogenes DNA.
GATAACGGGAAATGTCGTTCAGGTATTGCATGTAAATGTCTTTTTGATCTCGATTGTTAAGGTTTTTCATGGTGACCTCCTCATTTTTACATCATCAAATTTACCTCCACTTTTGATTGCTTGTGTCATTACTTAGAATGCTGCGTGCAAAAGTTAAATTGAGTTTTTGTTAAAAAAAAACGTGATTTCTGTCATGAAATTGTCATGATGGGCAAAATAGGTTGGTTTTTAACGCCTATGGCGTTAGCGCTTGCATTCGGTCATAGAAAAAATGCTAGCATTTTTTCTGCGACGCTCATTTTATGCGCTTTTTGACTAAATTTTTTAGTATGAATGACAATCGCTCTACATTTTGTAATGAAAAAAGTGCTGGCTTTATCCAGAAAATGCGAAACTTCCTCTCGGTCTTGCAAGAGATGGACTTTGAACGTAATGAAGAAAAGGTTCGTAAGATTCTGGAGGACGACCGTGAATTTATTCGGTTCCCGATTCCCATTTTTTTGCCGGCGCTCCTTATTTGGCTGTTTATGCTTCTGTTCCCGCTGGTGTTTATCATGGACCCCTCAAACGCCTCTAGCGTCAATTTAAATGGTCTCCTTACCTTCTATTTTCCGTTATTTTGTACATTGCTTATCTTTATGCTGAACCAGAGGTACTTGGTCCCGCTTTGTATCTTTAAAAAACGTTACGGCTTGTATTTCCTTAGCAACTCGGTCTTGGTGTTTGCTACGCTGTTCTTGCGTGAAGTGATGTTGTTTGTAATGGAACGGAATTCGGACGATGGCGTCTCTTATTTTTTTGATGCTTATTGCTTTTCTTCGCTTAAGGGTCATTTTAGCTTTGGTACTGTGGCAACTTTTGTAATGCTGGTGAGCCTAGTTTGTCTGATTTGCGTCTTTTACCACCTGACGCTTCGTCAGATTATGCGTGCTTTTATTTTGCGTGAGCAAAA
It encodes the following:
- a CDS encoding sensor histidine kinase, with protein sequence MNDNRSTFCNEKSAGFIQKMRNFLSVLQEMDFERNEEKVRKILEDDREFIRFPIPIFLPALLIWLFMLLFPLVFIMDPSNASSVNLNGLLTFYFPLFCTLLIFMLNQRYLVPLCIFKKRYGLYFLSNSVLVFATLFLREVMLFVMERNSDDGVSYFFDAYCFSSLKGHFSFGTVATFVMLVSLVCLICVFYHLTLRQIMRAFILREQKRMGLQYELDFLKNQLSPHFLFNTLNNISALIQIDPKRAESSMNKLSQLLRMMLYQVKDKYIALQEDVDILQKYADLEKLRLDESFDFVFNVKLENPNVMIEPLLMMPLMENAMKHCVNPNGKSFAHVSITQKDSEVHFHSENSNFPRKSGRKNGGLGLATFEKRLDLIYSGSYEYSVNIVDDIYISDLIIHLKKENS